The following coding sequences are from one Thermoplasmata archaeon window:
- a CDS encoding site-specific DNA-methyltransferase, translating into MAVIRPLLVTLLRGDARLLPGVADTSVDLVVTSPPYPMIPQWDETFRRLGALEYDGMHAALTEAWRACHRVLVPGGILAINIGDALRSTNGQFQLWPNHATVLAKASAIGFRPLPYLLWKKPTNKPNAFLGSGFLPPNAYVTLDCEFILLFRKGALRRFSPGDPRRRSSRYTRPERDRWFSQIWTDVRGARQRAGMQRTGAFPPEIPRRLVRMFSVVGDTVLDPFAGTGTTLWTAAGLGRKAIGVEIDPEIHARSVDEGRRQGFEVAVE; encoded by the coding sequence GTGGCCGTGATTCGCCCGCTGTTGGTGACGCTCCTCCGCGGCGACGCCCGCTTGCTGCCCGGAGTCGCCGACACGTCCGTCGATCTCGTCGTCACCTCCCCTCCGTATCCGATGATCCCGCAGTGGGACGAGACCTTCCGGCGCCTCGGGGCGTTAGAGTACGACGGGATGCACGCGGCGCTTACCGAAGCGTGGCGAGCGTGCCATCGAGTGCTCGTACCCGGGGGGATCCTCGCGATCAACATCGGGGATGCGCTTCGGTCGACGAACGGACAGTTCCAGCTGTGGCCCAACCACGCCACGGTGCTCGCGAAAGCGAGCGCAATCGGGTTCCGACCGCTCCCGTATCTCCTCTGGAAGAAGCCCACGAACAAGCCGAACGCCTTCCTGGGGTCCGGCTTCCTTCCGCCGAATGCGTACGTCACGCTCGACTGTGAGTTCATCCTCCTGTTCCGCAAGGGAGCCCTCCGGCGGTTCTCCCCGGGGGATCCGCGCCGGCGATCGAGCCGGTACACCCGGCCCGAACGGGATCGCTGGTTCTCCCAGATATGGACCGATGTCCGGGGAGCGCGCCAGAGGGCCGGCATGCAGCGGACCGGCGCGTTCCCTCCTGAGATCCCGCGTCGGCTCGTCCGCATGTTCAGCGTGGTCGGCGACACAGTCCTCGACCCGTTCGCCGGTACGGGGACGACGCTATGGACCGCGGCCGGCCTCGGCCGGAAGGCGATCGGGGTCGAGATCGATCCCGAGATCCACGCGCGTTCGGTCGACGAGGGACGCCGCCAAGGCTTCGAAGTCGCCGTGGAGTAG
- the hxlA gene encoding 3-hexulose-6-phosphate synthase produces MRLDRPVLQVALDFENLSRALLAAREAVEGGADWIEAGTPLIKSEGLDAVRELKKAFPSHRIVADMKIMDTGAFEVEIAAKAGADVVTVLGTADDDTIADAVRGGELYGAEVVVDLLNVADPVARARRAAELGAAAVCWHVGIDMQMQGKTPFAMIEELARGSPIPVAVAGGLNSESVARATRAGAQILIVGGAITKSPKIVEATREIRRAIDTQKEVSTELFRRYSGTEIREAFSKVSSPNVTDAMQRQGAMHGIQPHLTDRTVRMVGPAVTVVTRDGDWAKPVEAIDRAGPGDVIVIDAGGSSTAVWGELASWSARGRGVAGVVIDGAARDIDAILDIGLPIFSRNLSPNAGEPKGHGEIGIEVLVGGQRVRPGDWIVGDLSGIVVVPRERAQEIANRSLDVLEHENRVREEIQRGSTLSKVQKLERWERVG; encoded by the coding sequence ATGAGGCTCGACCGGCCCGTTCTCCAGGTCGCGCTGGACTTCGAGAACCTCTCTCGTGCGCTGCTCGCCGCTCGGGAGGCGGTCGAGGGCGGGGCGGATTGGATCGAAGCCGGAACCCCGCTGATCAAGAGCGAAGGACTGGACGCGGTCCGGGAGCTGAAGAAGGCGTTCCCGAGCCATCGCATCGTCGCCGACATGAAGATCATGGACACCGGCGCCTTCGAGGTCGAGATCGCGGCCAAGGCCGGCGCCGACGTGGTGACCGTCCTCGGAACCGCGGACGACGACACGATCGCCGACGCGGTGCGCGGCGGCGAGCTCTACGGAGCGGAAGTCGTGGTGGATCTGTTGAACGTGGCCGATCCCGTCGCGCGCGCGCGGCGAGCCGCCGAGCTCGGAGCGGCCGCGGTCTGCTGGCACGTCGGGATCGACATGCAGATGCAGGGAAAGACGCCGTTCGCCATGATCGAGGAGTTGGCGAGGGGCTCACCGATCCCCGTGGCGGTCGCCGGAGGTCTCAACAGCGAGAGCGTCGCGCGCGCGACCCGCGCCGGCGCGCAGATCCTCATCGTCGGGGGCGCGATCACCAAGAGCCCGAAGATCGTGGAAGCGACCCGCGAGATCCGGCGCGCGATCGATACGCAGAAAGAGGTCTCCACCGAGCTCTTCCGGCGGTACTCGGGAACGGAGATCCGGGAGGCGTTCTCGAAGGTCTCGAGCCCGAACGTCACCGACGCGATGCAGCGCCAAGGAGCGATGCACGGTATCCAGCCGCACCTTACGGACCGGACCGTTCGCATGGTCGGCCCCGCCGTCACCGTCGTGACCCGGGACGGGGACTGGGCGAAGCCGGTCGAGGCGATCGACCGGGCCGGCCCCGGGGACGTAATCGTGATCGACGCCGGAGGCAGCAGCACCGCCGTCTGGGGGGAGCTCGCGAGCTGGAGCGCTCGCGGACGGGGCGTCGCGGGGGTCGTCATCGACGGCGCGGCCCGGGACATCGATGCGATCCTCGATATCGGGCTGCCGATCTTCAGCCGGAACCTGAGCCCGAACGCCGGAGAGCCGAAGGGCCACGGTGAGATCGGGATCGAGGTCCTGGTCGGAGGCCAGCGCGTCCGTCCCGGGGACTGGATCGTGGGCGATCTCAGCGGGATCGTCGTGGTTCCGCGCGAGCGGGCGCAGGAGATCGCGAACCGATCGCTGGACGTGCTCGAGCACGAGAACCGCGTCCGGGAGGAGATCCAGCGCGGATCGACGCTCTCCAAGGTTCAGAAGCTCGAGCGATGGGAACGGGTCGGCTGA